Below is a genomic region from Syngnathoides biaculeatus isolate LvHL_M chromosome 5, ASM1980259v1, whole genome shotgun sequence.
TTTGGCGACGGTGACAGTCACAGTTtgacccccccaccaaaaaaaaaaaaaaaaagaaacctcatGGAACCTTTCAGATGTGTATTAAGTGACATTTGTTGTTGTGTCAAAGAAGCTGATTGGTTAAGATTTtactgagggggggggggggtgttaactGGCAAAAGGAAAATCGTATTTTTTTCAGGAAGGGAAGCCAAAGTGTTGACAGTCGTCACAGCTCTGCATGGGAGGTGTCACAGGGTTCTCCAGCacatttcaataaataattttgacaaATTGCATGGGTTTGTGTTGATTAGTCAACAAATATGAAGTTAAtaccattttttaaacattttactgatactaaaatttcaacaaaagtaaaaaaaaaaaaaaaacgtgacagcAATTTCACTTCTTGGTTTCCTTCTTGACTTTGAGGAATTCTGCCATGTTGGAGAAATACTTCTGGTTGGCTTCGGCCACCTTTTTCTCCGCCGCTTGCGGGTTGACTATTTCCAGCCCCTGCCGATGAGACCCAAGCGGTGAAAAATATTGAGCATGAGGTGGCGCTCGGGAAACGGTGGGACAAGGAGAATTGGAAAAGGCGTTCACCTGGAGGGGAGTGAAGGCGACGCTGGAGCTGGTCCCCGACGAGCGATCTCTCACTGTGGACTTGCCGCCGTACGTCACGCTCTGCTTCTGCAGAGTCCTCTGTGGCCAAAGCACATCATACAACAATGACCTAACATTAGGGTGGATCGTAATCTTTTCATTTAAAGCGACTTTTCAAGAAacttaaaaatccagaaatttaTCTTACTGTGACAAAGATTAGCAGTACTAATTAATAggaattttatatatacacacactacattttttttcctcaaagaaaCCAAAATTATGAATACACTTTCAGCACAAGTGtacttaaaaaacatttaaaaaaacaaaaattaaattaaaacaaaaagacacgaatggaaatacaaaacattacacaatatacaattaaaatatGCACGAAAACAAAGGGAACACACCACACAGGACAATAGACACGAAACACtttgaaaacagacaaaatgcACACACTTTAAACAACACACAGAAAGCacaaagaaaaagcacacatttaaaaacaaaaaaaaaaacaccacacaaaaaacacttgaaacaGGAAACACGACATTCACACCAAAAATCCAATCAGATAAACACTTCAAATAtcatacacacaaaatacacCTCACAAGTacccaaaacacaaacacattgaaAATAAGGAAAGCAGACGCTTCTAAACCACCCACAAAACAAACACTAAAaggcatattattattatcatcatataGATGTCCAAACCTTCGTCCCTTCCATTGTTGTCATGCGCCTTCATAGGGTCCGTCGTTttacttgactttttttaatagctAAATTATTCGTTTGCAAATTTGGGacatttaataaaacatttttgaatttgTGTCTTGGATAAAAATGGTAAATAGTCAAGATTATTTATTTCGAAATGTCGCATTGACTGCATGGCTTCTGACCTGGAGGGATTTGGAGATTCTGGCCTTGGTGGCGTCGTTGACCTGCGCCTGCCTGACGCGTCCGCTGCCGCTCTTGCCCAGCTGACCCAGGCTGAAGCCCAGGTCCTCCTGGTACGCGTCGTCTTCTATCTGCCGCGCAGCGACAAAATGAAACCTCACTCGTGAAGCAGGGGAGCGAAAATCAACGAGAGGCGGCGTGTCGGCGAACCTCGGCAAAGGTCATCCTGTTGGCGTGTTTCCTGATCTCGGTCAGGCCCAGACGCTCTTTCATCTTTCGGTACCTTCGCACAAAGACATCGCATCGAGACATCGACGCCGTACTCCTCTACGTTAAGTGTTTGGTTTGCGCGTGTACCTCCTGCCTCCTCTTTTCTTCCTCTGGCCGTCCAGGGGGGCGGGCAGAGGCTTGACCTGCTTGACGGGCGGCGGCTCCTGCCACTTGTCGAACTTCCTCTCGATTTCTTCTTTCAGGTCGTAACCCACCTAAACAAAATGTCCTTTTGTTAAGGATATTCAGACCTTACATTTCTCCCGGTTCGCCCACCTTCCCGTCGGAGCTCTCGTGAAAACTGTCCACCCTTGAGGCCAGCGTGCACTTTGCAGACACCAGACGGGCCGCCTTCCTCCTCAGATCCTGGAGACAAGAAACGAAAGATGCAGTGAAGCCAATTCATCCGTGGGAATAACAATCCAGACCAACCCGAAATAGGCGAACATGTGCGATATGGAGACACTTTCACAGAAAACATTTTCGCTCATCTTTTTCTGCAGGATGGGGGCCCTATTTTGTgttattcactgaaaaaaaaaaaaaaaaaacctcacctaccgtaatttccggcctacaaaccgcgactttttttccccacacgctttcaaccctgcggtttatgcggggtTTCATTTGTGCATACGTTTcaaacggccacaagggggcacccaacgggaaaaggtaagagtgagaccgggggaatatatgtgccgaggaagtgacttttactggccctgttagcgctgtgctagcctgtctcagtgatatttgcctgtaagttttattttaactggctgttagcgttagtgctggcTTTAGTACggcgcgctagtgttagcaccgcgATAGCGTTaacctctttctgtgtacagtctttctctgtaaatatctcgtgtttcaatgtgggcacttgcggcttttacacagctgcgcatatgtatgtaccaaatggtatttcctttacaaatgtactctgtggggcttgtaaccaggtgcgctctgcaggccgggaattacgctattTTCTATTGATGTGCTTAGGCATTGAACGCCCACTATTTACAGGGGTAGACACCAAGCcgtgtctgtttttcttttagaCAAAGCTATGGCttgactaaatgaagctcctccagATCACTTCAATATACTATAGGTACTGGGTAACAACATGATCATTAAATTGCaacaaaagcaatatttttatattagatATGACTTCGGCCGGAacacaaatagcaaaaaaaaaaaaaaaaagtttcttagAAAATAACAGGAGGccgcgattggctagcaaccagttcagggtgtaccccgcctcctccccattgacagctgggataggctacagcactacgcgaccctcgtgaggataagcagcagagaaaatcgatggatggataacaggAGTTTCCCCCAAAATCCACAAATGGGCAAATTTGCCATTCCCAAACCACAAATACGCAGAGATTCACTGTATTgatttggcaccatcttgttgCCAACTAAATATAATAAAGTGAAATTAGGAGCTTCATTCTGATAAAAGAAACGCTTTGCTTTACCCAGAAATGACATATTTTGAGACACTTCATTCTCACAAAAGTAGAGCTTTGGCACCAAGCGGATGGCAGGTGCCTATAAGTCAGGTGGTGAGTtttatttagacaaaagtagtgctttgctgccacctTGTAGCATCTTGGTACCTATGTGGGCCTGAGTTGAAGACCTCTAGACAAAAGTAGCAGTCTGATCCCATCTTCTTTGTTTAAATGTTGACGCGAGTTGAGGAGAAGGATTTCAACAAAAGTAGTGCTTGGCCGCTATCTTGTGACCTCGACAGGTGATGATGAAAACTTTAGGGGGGGCCATGGTTCAATTACTTGCAGATTTAAACCTAAAGCATTGCTTACGGGCGGTAGCGTCTGCACCACATCACAGTGGTAGATGAAACCCGTGTGGGGGAGCAGCGAGGTGCTGCTGAAGCCCGACAGCGTTCGCCTCTGAGCTCCCAGCAGCATCAGGTTGCAGGCGGGCATCTTGGACAGGTTGGTGAGACCTCCGGCGATACCTGAAGTGAGAAGTCAGGCGGATGGACCAGAAGACAAGGAAGCGcaggagagggagagggagcgGGCGGAGGCTGACCCATGAGCTTGGCGGCAGTGGACGCGCCGACGATGATGGAGAGATTGGGCGCGATGAATGACATCCTGGACTCCACGTACTCGTAGATCCTGTGCTTGGATTGGTTGAGCTCCAGGGCCATGTCGCACGACTCCTCCAGCTGCTTCAGCTCAAGGTCGTTCAGCAGAGACCTgcgcacaaaaaataaataaataaacaaacaaacaaaaaaaaaaaaaatagtcctccGGATGGTTTTGTGCCGTCGTTGCAATCAGCGGCCACTCGGCATTCAGGAAAGTGCTCCAGAAAATATTCTGTGTCATTATTCTGTAATATTCACATTTTCTACAAAATAAAAGAGATGTGCACCAATAGAATTCATTATGCTTATAGTTCCTTCTCCACCTTCATTTacatctatcttttttttttttttatttaatgtacaTTTCATGACTTCATTCAAAAgtgtcaaatgtaaattaaaaaaagttagcTGGCTAACAAGCAAAATTCAGATTATTA
It encodes:
- the prpf31 gene encoding U4/U6 small nuclear ribonucleoprotein Prp31, with amino-acid sequence MSLADELLADLEEAGDEGEDGLYPEGEEGDSDGEASQGRNDGGLEDIPEEMEVDYSKAESVASIAKLRNSKQFSDIMEKISVYVGKQRKISDVSGPVEADPEYRLIVAANNLTVEIDNELNIIHKFTRDKYSKRFPELESLVPDSLDYIRTVKELGNNLEKCKNNETLQQILTNATIMVVSVTASTTQGSLLNDLELKQLEESCDMALELNQSKHRIYEYVESRMSFIAPNLSIIVGASTAAKLMGIAGGLTNLSKMPACNLMLLGAQRRTLSGFSSTSLLPHTGFIYHCDVVQTLPPDLRRKAARLVSAKCTLASRVDSFHESSDGKVGYDLKEEIERKFDKWQEPPPVKQVKPLPAPLDGQRKKRGGRRYRKMKERLGLTEIRKHANRMTFAEIEDDAYQEDLGFSLGQLGKSGSGRVRQAQVNDATKARISKSLQRTLQKQSVTYGGKSTVRDRSSGTSSSVAFTPLQGLEIVNPQAAEKKVAEANQKYFSNMAEFLKVKKETKK